From the Methanobacterium sp. BAmetb5 genome, the window CTGGTTTTGAAGTGCTGCTGGTCCATTGCACCAGATGGGCAGGCACCTACACAGGTACCACATCCTTTACAGAGTGCAACGTTAATAACTGCTTGTTCGTCCTTCCTTTCAATTGCTCCGAATGGACACAGTTCCAGACATACTTCACAGCCACCACAGACATCGGTGTCCACGACAGCAACGATAGGTTCGATTTCCACTTCACCTTTAACCATGGGTATTGCTGCTCGGGCAGCGGCACCAGAAGCCTGAGCCACGGCGTCAGGAATATCTTTAGGTCCTTGAGCCACACCAGCCAGGTAAACACCGTCAGTTAAGGTGTCAACTGGTCGTAGTTTGGGGTGAGCTTCCATAAGGAATCCGTCAGCGGATTTGGATAGACCGATGGTCTGTCTGAGTTCTTCGGATCCTTCTGGTGGGGTTAAACCAACAGAGAGAACAACCATGTCGTAGTTGTATTCAGTGACTTTGCCCAGTAAGCTGTCTTCTGCACGGATGGTCAGGGTTTCATCGGGGTTAACCAGGACGTTAGCTGGTCGTCCGCGGATGAACTTAATACCGTATTTTTCCTGGGAGGTTCTGTAGAATTCTTCGAATCCTTTACCGAATGCCCTGATATCCATGTAGTAAATGGCGACTTCGGTGTCAGGTTCGTGGTCCATGATGAGTTGAGCGTTTTTCATGGCGTACATACAGCACACACGGGAACAGTACTTTTTACCGATCTGTTCGTCACGACTACCCACACACTGGATGAAAGCCACACTTTTGGGGTGTCCACCGTCTGATGGTTTTAAGACTCTACCCATGGTAGGTCCGGATGCGTTGATCAATCTTTCCAGTTCCAGACCGGTGATGACGTTTTGAGCATCGGCGTAGGAGTATTCCTTCTTCTCGGTTGGGTTGTAGGGGTCGTAACCGGTAGCCACGATTATGGTACCAACTTCAATTTCGATCCTTTCTGTTTCCTGGTCGTGATCGATTGCTCCACGTTCACAGATCTGGTCACAGAGGTGACATTCGATACAGTAATCCTTGTCTATGGTAGCACACAGTGGTACTGCCTGTGGGAATGGGATGTAAGCTGCTTTAACCATACCCATACCTTCATCGAAGTAGTTAGGCATTTCGATTGGGCATACTTCGGAACAGCTTCCGCAACCAGTACATTCTTCTTCTTTAACGTAACGTGGTTTCTTCTCAATTACCACGCTGAAGTTACCAATGTAACCGTGGACTTCTTTGACTTCAGCAAAGGAGATGAGTTCGATGTTTTCGTGTTTTGCAGCGTCCACAGTTTTAGGAGCTAGAATACACATGGAACAGTCCAGGGTAGGGAAAGTTTTATCCAGCTGAGCCATTCGTCCACCAATGGTGGGTTGTTTTTCTACCAGGTAGGTTTTGAATCCCATGTCAGCCAGGTCGAGTGCGGACTGGATACCAGCTACTCCTCCACCTATGACCAGAGCTTTGTTATCCACTTTAACCCTGGATGATTCCAATGCTTCCAGGAGTCGGGCTTTGGCAACTGCCATTCTGACCAGGTCTTTGGCTTTTTCAGTTGCTTTTTCAGGTTCGTGCATGTGAACCCAGGAATCGTGTTCCCTCAGGTTGGCGAATTCGAACAGGAACTTGTTAAGTCCGGCTTCCTCCACACATCTTCGGAAGGTTGGTTCGTGAAGACGAGGTGAACATGCTGCCACTACTACTCGGTTAACTTTACCTTCTTTAACATCCTTCTGGATCATTTCCTGTCCAGGGTCTGAACAGAGGTATTTGTATTCTTCGGATACTTCCACGTTAGGCAGGGTTGCTGCGTATTCTTTTACTGCTTCAATATCAATTACACCACCGATGTTGATACCACAGTGACACACGTAGACTCCGATTTTTGGTTCTTCAGTTGCTTCTTGTTTATTTTCATCTGCCAATTAGATCACCTATTTTTCCACATTGTGATAGTAAACTAATCTTATGATTTAGGGTGTAATCAGATCTAAATATAAAGTTTTCTATAAAAAATTTTAAACAAGGTTTATATAGTAGAAATATTTTTCCTTAAAAATCGACAGTAAATTGGTGTATTGTTTAAAAATCGCACATTGGGACGTATCTATTTTTACTTGGCCTTGGCTGGTCATACCCTGGAAATTAAATATTCATAGAACCTAATTTTGTAGTATATTAATGGTCTGTAATAAAAAAAATGTTAAAATAGAAGGAATAATTTGATTAATTTAATATCTCCTTAATCTACTATTCCTTCGGTGCTTATTTTGAACACTGCTTCCCCTTCTGGCAGGTGTGGACTATCCATTAACCGGGCAATACGCTTACCTGCCAATCCTTTTTTGAGCCATATCCTGTAGGTGGCGGCGTGTCCCAGAACGTGTCCTCCAATGGCCTTGGTGGGGCTTCCGAAGAATGCGTCGGGACGGGCCTGTACTTGGTTGGTTACAAAGACAGCCACGTTGTAGGTGTTGGCAATGTTCTGCAGGGTGTGCAGGTGCTGGTTTAGTTTCTGTTGCCGGGTGGCCAGTGACTCCCTTCCCACGTATTCTGCACGGAAATGAGAAGTAAGAGAATCGACAATTACCAGGCGGATATTCACACCGCCCTGAATGAGTTCGTTGACCTTGTCGGCCATTAATATCTGGTGGCTGGAGTTGAAGGCCCGTGCAATGTGGATCTTACCCAGAACTTCATCTACGTCTAAATTGAATCCTTCGGCAATTTGTTTTATCCTTTCTGGCCGGAAGGTATTTTCAGTATCGATGAAAACACATTCTCCACATAATCCTCCTTTTTCTGGGGGTAGCTGAATAGTTACTGCTATTTCATGAGATATCTGGCTTTTACCGGATCCAAATTCTCCGAAAACCTCGGTTATGGCCTGTGTTTCAATTCCTCCACCAATTAATTCGTCTAATCCAGTACTTCCGGTGATTATCCGGCCAACATCTTTTCTCCTTTCCATTACGTCCAGAGCTGTTTCAAAATCGATCTGTTCTGCCTTACGAGCAGCTTCAATCACTTTTTCAGCAACTCCTTCACCAATTTCCGCTTTGACACTGAGTTCCTTAGCGGTAGCTGTTGCCAGTCGCATCATGTCTGCAAAACCAGCATCTCTTAGTTTTTGAGCGGTTTTTTCCCCCACATTGGGTAAGTCTTCCAGTTCCACCATGTTAATCTCCTTTTTGAAATTGTTTAATCTTCTTGTATTTAATTATTCTAAGGTTTTTAATGGTTTAAATTGCTATTGGCCTTTATTCTCCATTAACAGTAATTAAAGTTTAACATCCAGCGTTTTTCTGGCGTTTAAACGCACTTCCTCATTGTATTCATCGAAGCTGGCATCGGCGATCACCGTGATTTGCTGGCCCACCAGATCACCCACCTTTTCCTCTAGTGATCCTTCATCTCCAGTGGTGGCAATGATTTCTTCGGCTTCAGAGGTGGTCATGCCCAAGACTTCCTCGGCGGCCTTACGGAAAAAGGTGATACTTATGGTTCCAGTGTCATCTTCCAGCAATAAACCGATGATCATTAACATATTGGGTTTTTTAATTTCTTCTCCGCATATGTCGCAGATATAAGCATCATCAACCCAGTTAACTCTTTTATTACAGTTAGGGCACATCTCAAAGAGTATTTTGTTACCGCGGATATCCACCACTTCCCCGGTTACTTTGATGTTCTGGTCCCCTTCTTCAATATCTTCAATCTTTTTAGAGGGGTATAATTTTCCTTCTATTTCCTCTAGACTGGGCACTGAGGCCTCATCATCGCTGACTTTGTTTATAAGGGTTGTTCGACCTACACTAAGTTCTATGTTATCGTTTCTCAGGGTAACTCGGGGGTTTTCAATTTTAATGGCTTCTCCTTCTTTGAGGGGTGCGTTGGCCTGGTCATCCCATAGAGATGCTCGTACAACTCCACTTTCATCGGCTATCTCTATGGAACGTACTAAACCCGAGCTACCATCACTTTTGGTGAATTGTGTAGGTTCTCCTATGCTTAAAATCCGGCCGGAGAGGCTCACATCACGGTCACCTTCTGCCAGTTCCTGGATCTTTTTGGTCTGGTAGATCATTGATTCCACATCTTTAAGAGAGGGAAGTGCTTTGATCTCCTCTTCGGAGGGGGCAACCATTCGGGAGGTCCGGCCCACACTGAGGTCTACCTGATAATCCCCTAGACGGCTACGGGCATTCTCGATTTTAAGGGCATCTCCCTCTTTCATAGGGTGTTCTGCTTTGTTATCCCACAGGGAAACTCTCACCATTCCGGTATCATCGGCAATTTCAATAGTTCTCACCATTCCCATGCTACCGTCGTCTCGCTGAAACTCGTTAGGTTCATAAAGGTTTACCACCCGTCCAACAACATCCACTTCTTCTCCATCTTCTTCTATGTTGTTTAGATCACCAATTTTCACTGGTTTCAGGTATTTGCCCACTTCATTCAGGAGAACTTTTAAATCATTGTCAATGGGGGGATTAACTATTAGTTTGCTGTTCCAGTTGGTGTTCACCCGGTAGTTGGTGCCAGAATAATCATCAAATTCAATGTTTCCTCCGATGATTTTCAGGATGTCCATTTTCTTCACATCCAGTTCAGTGTCATCGTTCCATAAGGTAACCCGTATGGGGCCAGTATCATCTTCCAACTCCAGTGACTTCACCTTCCCGGTGGTTCCATCGTCTCGTTCGAAGGTTATAGTGTCGTAAACTTTGCTAACCAATCCTAAAAGGGTGACATTCCTCATTTCGTGGGCATCACCTATTTTGAGAATATCTTCCTGATATTCGGGGACGTCGAAGTCTCCTTTGACTATCCTACCAATCCAGGAGTGGTTTAAGGATACTTCTCCATTGCGAACTCTGCTTTGAGCCCCCACTACCTTAATAGCATCTCCTTCAGCCAGTTCCAGATCTTCGATGATCTGGGTGTCCTTGTTCCACAGGGTTAACTGCATGGTGCCACTCTTATCCTGCAGTTCCAGTGAGGCTACTTTACCATCTCTCCCATTGCGGTCAAAGGTTCTTATCCGGGGAACTCGGGTGATACGGCCCACCACATTAACCTCTTCATCTCCTTTAACTTCGTTTAAAGGGGTTATTTTATCGTTGTATGGGGGTAAATCAGGATATTCTTTTGGATCCAACTTTTCCAGGGAAGAATGTAGGTTGAGGTGGGTTTCATCCTCACGGAATCCCTGTTTCACTTCCACATCATTGATCTGGACCACATCTCCTTCCTGGATTTTGTCCAGCAGTTTGATGTTTTCAGTCCAGAAGACCACTCGTATTCTACCGGTTTCATCGGCCAGGATTAAATTTGCCAGTTTTCCTTCTCTTCCTTTTTTGCTGGTGAATTTTTTAACATTGGAAATACTCATTACTCGTCCCAGTAGGTTTATGTGTTGGGTGCCGGTTTCTAAATCCGCAACTTTCCAGAAGTCCTTTACTTCTTCGGTAGGTTCATTTTTTTCGGTAATGTAGTTCCCTACTACCATCTGGGCTATGCTAATATCGTCAATAAAACTAACATCCGCATTTTCTTCCTTATATTCTTCCATCTTTTTTAGGAATTCTTCATATGAGATTTTGTCCTTAATTTTCCCATATTCGTCCTTTATCTCTTGGCTAATTTCCCTCATTTTATTTCCCTCACCACTATCTCTCTCGGGTCATATTATTAAATCATCTATCATATTCAATATATCACTTGTATTACATAATATATATATCTTATTACTATTGGTCACACTTCTCTTCACCCATTGATCTTATTATTATATACAAAGTGATTAGTCCGAGCTTTTGAGAAGTAATCATAGTATTATTGGTGGGGGTCATTTATGGGCTAGGGCTTCAGGGGAGAAATAGAATATTATATATAATAGTTAGTTAGATAAAACTATGTACTTAATGGAGTGAAAAACCATGAATCAGGAGCTTGAACTGGTAGAATCAATGGATAAACTCAGCGATTTAATGAGAAAATTCCAAACACAACTTAGAAAAGGGGATTTAAAAGAATACACTCTACGGCAACTGTACTACATTGAATTGATCGATAAAAACCAGGGAATAAGTGTTTCTGAACTGGCGAAAAAACTGGAAGTTAAAAAATCAACAGTTTCCATAGCCATCAACCAGTTAATTGATCTGGGAATAGTAAACAAAATTCAGTCCAACTCAGATAAACGGTTCTATTTCCTGCAGTTAACCTCAAAAGGTAACCAGATAATGGAAATGCACAAACAGATCCATAAAAATACCATAAAAAAGATTTCAAAGATATTGAACCCGGAAGAAGTTGAAAACTTCGTGAAAATTGTAAACAAAATCACGGTTTCCAAATTGTAGGGAAACCAGATCATCTTCACGATTTATGGTTATAAATCTTGTTTAAAAGGAATCACTCCTGAAAACTAAAGATAAGTCGATTGATTGGAAATCAAGGAATTATTCATGCAAATTCATACTTAAATGGAGGAAATCAAATGTCCATGACCATGGCAGAAAAAATACTGGCGAGAGCAGCGGGACTAAAGGAAACAGAGGCAGGAAATATTGTTATGGCCAATATCGACGTGGCCATGACCCATGACCTAACTGGACCGTTATCGGTGAAATCCTTCCAGAAAATTGGGGTGGAAAAAGTCTGGGACCCTGAAAAAATCGTGGTACTCTTCGACCACCAAGTACCAGCAGACTCCCTGGAAGCAGCACAAAACCACATATTCATGAGGGAATTCGTGGAAAAACAGGGAATAAAGAATTTCTACGATGTTAACGAGGGAGTATGCCACCAGGTACTACCAGAAAAAGGTCACGTAATCCCCGGAGAAGTAATTGTGGGAACAGACTCTCACACTTGTACCCACGGAGCTTTAGGTGCCTTCGCCACGGGAATCGGATCAACGGACATGGCCATGGTATTTGCCACAGGCAAACTCTGGTTCAAGGTCCCGGAAACCATCAAATTCGAAATCGAAGGTGAACTCGGCAATCACGTCTATTCTAAGGATGTTATTCTGGACATAATCGGTCAAATAGGGGCAGATGGTGCAACTTACCAGGCATGTGAATTTGGAGGGGAAACCACCCGTAACATGTCCATATCAGAGAGGATGGCACTGTGTAATATGGCTATAGAGATGGGAGGAAAAACAGGGATGGTAGAAGTGGATGAAAAAACCAAAAACTACCTTAAAGGGAGAACTAACAAATCTTATGAAGTTTTCCAAACAGATGAAGATGCAGAATCATTAAGTACCATGTATGTAGACGTCAGCGACCTGGAACCACAAGTAGCCTGCCCCCACAATGTAGACAATGTTAAACCAGTAGGTGAAGTGGAAGGAACATCTATAGACCAGGTTTTCCTTGGATCCTGTACCAACGGACGACTGGAGGATCTACGGGTTGCTGCCAAAATCATGAAGGGAAAACAGGTATCATCTAAAGTAAGGATGCTGGTAATACCAGCTTCTCGTGAAATCTACCGTCAGGCACTGGATGAGGGTTTAATGAACATCTTTGTGGATTCTGGAGCCCTGGTATGTAACCCCTGTTGTGGACCCTGCCTGGGGGGCCATGTCGGACTCCTGGGGCCCGGAGAAGTGAGTTTATCCACTTCCAACCGGAACTTCAAGGGTAGACAGGGAAGTCCGGAAGCAGAAGTTTACCTGAGCTCGGCTGCAGTGGCCGCAGCATCGGCAATTAGGGGAGAAATAACAGATCCAAGATAATTTAAATCTTATTTCTTCAAAAAAGCGTAATAAGTAAGATTTCAAAGGATAAAAAGTATCCATGCATTATAATATACTAAAAAGGTGGTAATTATGGACAAAGTACTTAAAGGAAAGGTTTGGAAATTCCCCGATGATGTTGACACCGACATTATTGTTCCCGGCCGTTATCTGGTCTTAACCGGGGAAGAAGAACTGGCAGCCTGTGTTATGGAGGGCCATGATCCTGAATTCGCCAAAAAAGTGGAAAAGGGTGATATCATAGTGGCTGGAAAAAACTTCGGCTGCGGATCATCCCGGGAACACGCACCAATAGCCATAAAGGGGGCGGGAATATCGGCAGTGGTGGCGGAATCATTCGCCAGAATATTCTACCGAAACTCCATAAACATAGGATTACTCCTCATAGAAGCCAAAGGGATTTCTAAAAATATAGAGGAGGGGGATGAAATCCAGATAGACATTGATGAAGGTGTTTTGAAGGATGTTACCAATTCCAAGGAGTTTGAAATAAAACCACTACCCGAATTTATGATGGGCATCATGAGTGAAGGAGGGTTAATCAGCTACCTGAAAAACCACCTTGCAGAGATAAAGGATTGAAAAACGCGTAAAATTAATCAATAAAAATATTCAGGGATATAATTGGTATTTAAATATTAAATTCTCTGAAAAATCAAAATAATATTAAACAGGTGTTCATATGTATAAAATAGCAGTAATCCCTGGAGATGGGATTGGAAAAGAGGTAATGGAGGCCACCCTCCATGTTTTGGAAGCAATAGATGTGGAATTTGATTACACCTTTGCTGATGCTGGAGACGAGTACATGGAGAAAACCGGGGTAGCACTGCCTCAGGAAACAGTAGATATAGTAAAATCATCTCAGGCATGTTTATTTGGCGCAGCAGGAGAATCTGCAGCTGATGTGATTGTTAAAATGAGGCAGGAATTAGATTTATACGTTAATCTGCGTCCAGTTAAATCTTATCCTGGAACAAAATCTTTTTTTGACAACCTGGACTTTGTCATAGTCCGTGAGAACACAGAAGGACTGTATATTGGTCTGGAAGAAGAAACAGAAGAAGGAGCCACTGCGCTTAGGGTTACCACCAGAAAGGCCGCGGAGAAAATATGTAAATATGCCTTTGAATACGCTAAAAAAACCGGCCGGAAAAAGGTAACAGCAGTGCACAAGGCTAATGTCCTTAAAAAAACGGATGGACTATTCAAAGAAACATTCTACAAGGTAGCTGAAGACTATCCAGACATGGAACTGGATGACCGCTACGTGGACGCCACTGCCATGTTCTTCATCACCAAACCAGACATGTTTGATGTAATTGTCACCACCAACCTCTTTGGAGACATCCTCTCTGACGAGGGAGCTGGTCTGGTGGGGGGACTGGGATTAATCCCATCGGCTAACATCGGAGATAAACAGGGCTTATTCGAGCCAGTTCATGGTTCTGCACCAAGAATTGCTGGTCAAGGAATTGCCAATCCCTCGGCCATGATATTATCCGCGGTGTTAATGCTGGATTACCTGGAAGAAAATGAAGCCGCCCGTAAATTAGAAAATGCCCTGGTCGATGTGCTGGCTGAGGGTAAAGTGGTTACTGTGGATCTGGGAGGCAGTGCCTCCACCATGGAAAT encodes:
- a CDS encoding CoB--CoM heterodisulfide reductase iron-sulfur subunit A family protein, translating into MADENKQEATEEPKIGVYVCHCGINIGGVIDIEAVKEYAATLPNVEVSEEYKYLCSDPGQEMIQKDVKEGKVNRVVVAACSPRLHEPTFRRCVEEAGLNKFLFEFANLREHDSWVHMHEPEKATEKAKDLVRMAVAKARLLEALESSRVKVDNKALVIGGGVAGIQSALDLADMGFKTYLVEKQPTIGGRMAQLDKTFPTLDCSMCILAPKTVDAAKHENIELISFAEVKEVHGYIGNFSVVIEKKPRYVKEEECTGCGSCSEVCPIEMPNYFDEGMGMVKAAYIPFPQAVPLCATIDKDYCIECHLCDQICERGAIDHDQETERIEIEVGTIIVATGYDPYNPTEKKEYSYADAQNVITGLELERLINASGPTMGRVLKPSDGGHPKSVAFIQCVGSRDEQIGKKYCSRVCCMYAMKNAQLIMDHEPDTEVAIYYMDIRAFGKGFEEFYRTSQEKYGIKFIRGRPANVLVNPDETLTIRAEDSLLGKVTEYNYDMVVLSVGLTPPEGSEELRQTIGLSKSADGFLMEAHPKLRPVDTLTDGVYLAGVAQGPKDIPDAVAQASGAAARAAIPMVKGEVEIEPIVAVVDTDVCGGCEVCLELCPFGAIERKDEQAVINVALCKGCGTCVGACPSGAMDQQHFKTSQIMAQIEAAMNPGK
- a CDS encoding OB-fold nucleic acid binding domain-containing protein, whose translation is MREISQEIKDEYGKIKDKISYEEFLKKMEEYKEENADVSFIDDISIAQMVVGNYITEKNEPTEEVKDFWKVADLETGTQHINLLGRVMSISNVKKFTSKKGREGKLANLILADETGRIRVVFWTENIKLLDKIQEGDVVQINDVEVKQGFREDETHLNLHSSLEKLDPKEYPDLPPYNDKITPLNEVKGDEEVNVVGRITRVPRIRTFDRNGRDGKVASLELQDKSGTMQLTLWNKDTQIIEDLELAEGDAIKVVGAQSRVRNGEVSLNHSWIGRIVKGDFDVPEYQEDILKIGDAHEMRNVTLLGLVSKVYDTITFERDDGTTGKVKSLELEDDTGPIRVTLWNDDTELDVKKMDILKIIGGNIEFDDYSGTNYRVNTNWNSKLIVNPPIDNDLKVLLNEVGKYLKPVKIGDLNNIEEDGEEVDVVGRVVNLYEPNEFQRDDGSMGMVRTIEIADDTGMVRVSLWDNKAEHPMKEGDALKIENARSRLGDYQVDLSVGRTSRMVAPSEEEIKALPSLKDVESMIYQTKKIQELAEGDRDVSLSGRILSIGEPTQFTKSDGSSGLVRSIEIADESGVVRASLWDDQANAPLKEGEAIKIENPRVTLRNDNIELSVGRTTLINKVSDDEASVPSLEEIEGKLYPSKKIEDIEEGDQNIKVTGEVVDIRGNKILFEMCPNCNKRVNWVDDAYICDICGEEIKKPNMLMIIGLLLEDDTGTISITFFRKAAEEVLGMTTSEAEEIIATTGDEGSLEEKVGDLVGQQITVIADASFDEYNEEVRLNARKTLDVKL
- the radA gene encoding DNA repair and recombination protein RadA, whose product is MVELEDLPNVGEKTAQKLRDAGFADMMRLATATAKELSVKAEIGEGVAEKVIEAARKAEQIDFETALDVMERRKDVGRIITGSTGLDELIGGGIETQAITEVFGEFGSGKSQISHEIAVTIQLPPEKGGLCGECVFIDTENTFRPERIKQIAEGFNLDVDEVLGKIHIARAFNSSHQILMADKVNELIQGGVNIRLVIVDSLTSHFRAEYVGRESLATRQQKLNQHLHTLQNIANTYNVAVFVTNQVQARPDAFFGSPTKAIGGHVLGHAATYRIWLKKGLAGKRIARLMDSPHLPEGEAVFKISTEGIVD
- the hacA gene encoding homoaconitase large subunit, producing MSMTMAEKILARAAGLKETEAGNIVMANIDVAMTHDLTGPLSVKSFQKIGVEKVWDPEKIVVLFDHQVPADSLEAAQNHIFMREFVEKQGIKNFYDVNEGVCHQVLPEKGHVIPGEVIVGTDSHTCTHGALGAFATGIGSTDMAMVFATGKLWFKVPETIKFEIEGELGNHVYSKDVILDIIGQIGADGATYQACEFGGETTRNMSISERMALCNMAIEMGGKTGMVEVDEKTKNYLKGRTNKSYEVFQTDEDAESLSTMYVDVSDLEPQVACPHNVDNVKPVGEVEGTSIDQVFLGSCTNGRLEDLRVAAKIMKGKQVSSKVRMLVIPASREIYRQALDEGLMNIFVDSGALVCNPCCGPCLGGHVGLLGPGEVSLSTSNRNFKGRQGSPEAEVYLSSAAVAAASAIRGEITDPR
- a CDS encoding isocitrate/isopropylmalate family dehydrogenase, with product MYKIAVIPGDGIGKEVMEATLHVLEAIDVEFDYTFADAGDEYMEKTGVALPQETVDIVKSSQACLFGAAGESAADVIVKMRQELDLYVNLRPVKSYPGTKSFFDNLDFVIVRENTEGLYIGLEEETEEGATALRVTTRKAAEKICKYAFEYAKKTGRKKVTAVHKANVLKKTDGLFKETFYKVAEDYPDMELDDRYVDATAMFFITKPDMFDVIVTTNLFGDILSDEGAGLVGGLGLIPSANIGDKQGLFEPVHGSAPRIAGQGIANPSAMILSAVLMLDYLEENEAARKLENALVDVLAEGKVVTVDLGGSASTMEMAAEIRSKLEK
- a CDS encoding 3-isopropylmalate dehydratase small subunit, which gives rise to MDKVLKGKVWKFPDDVDTDIIVPGRYLVLTGEEELAACVMEGHDPEFAKKVEKGDIIVAGKNFGCGSSREHAPIAIKGAGISAVVAESFARIFYRNSINIGLLLIEAKGISKNIEEGDEIQIDIDEGVLKDVTNSKEFEIKPLPEFMMGIMSEGGLISYLKNHLAEIKD
- a CDS encoding MarR family winged helix-turn-helix transcriptional regulator; translation: MNQELELVESMDKLSDLMRKFQTQLRKGDLKEYTLRQLYYIELIDKNQGISVSELAKKLEVKKSTVSIAINQLIDLGIVNKIQSNSDKRFYFLQLTSKGNQIMEMHKQIHKNTIKKISKILNPEEVENFVKIVNKITVSKL